A genome region from Brassica oleracea var. oleracea cultivar TO1000 chromosome C2, BOL, whole genome shotgun sequence includes the following:
- the LOC106324669 gene encoding tobamovirus multiplication protein 3, protein MRIGGAEIMMISSSAVEALNLKEASSWWSDVNESPIWQDRIFHALAVLYGIVSIVAVIQLVRIQFRVPEYGWTTQKVFHFLNFVVNGVRAVVFVFRRDVQFMHPEILQHILLDIPSLAFFTTYALLVLFWAEIYYQARAVSTDGLRPGFFTINAVVYVVQIALWLVLWWKPVRVMVILSKMFFAGASLFAALGFLLYGGRLFLMLQRFPVESKGRRKKLQEVGYVTTICFTCFLIRCIMMCFAAFEEGANLDVLDHPILNFIYYLLVEILPSSLVLFILRKLPPKRGITQYHQIR, encoded by the exons ATGAGAATCGGCGGCGCGGAGATTATGATGATATCTTCGTCAGCGGTGGAAGCGTTGAATCTCAAGGAAGCTTCGAGTTGGTGGTCGGACGTAAACGAGTCGCCGATTTGGCAGGATCGCATCTTCCACGCGCTCGCTGTTCTCTACGGCATCGTTTCCATCGTCGCTGTG ATTCAACTCGTGAGAATCCAATTTAGAGTTCCGGAATACGGATGGACGACGCAGAAGGTCTTTCACTTTCTCAATTTCGTTGTGAATGGAG TCAGGGCTGTGGTTTTTGTATTCAGACGAGATGTGCAGTTCATGCATCCAGAG ATTCTGCAACATATCTTACTTGATATCCCAAGTCTTGCTTTCTTCACCACCTATGCTCTTCTTGTTCTCTTCTGGGCGGAAATTTACTATCAG GCGCGTGCTGTGTCCACTGATGGACTGAGACCAGGCTTCTTCACAATCAATGCAGTTGTTTATGTAGTTCAG ATTGCTCTTTGGTTGGTTTTGTGGTGGAAGCCTGTTCGTGTTATGGTGATTCTATCAAAAATGTTCTTTGCAG GTGCTTCATTATTTGCTGCCCTTGGATTTTTACTTTACGGTGGAAG GCTTTTCCTGATGTTGCAACGGTTTCCAGTAGAATCTAAAGGGCGGCGCAAGAAGCTGCAAGAG GTTGGTTACGTGACAACCATATGCTTTACATGTTTCCTTATCAGATGTATCATG ATGTGTTTTGCTGCGTTCGAGGAGGGGGCAAACCTTGATGTGTTGGATCATCCCATCCTTAACTTCATATATTATCTG TTGGTAGAGATATTACCTTCCTCTCTAGTCCTCTTCATATTGAGAAAGCTACCACCAAAGCGAGGCATTACACAATACCATCAGATTCGCTGA
- the LOC106324298 gene encoding replication factor A protein 1-like → MAAMNFVSELKPFKNMWKIQVKIIRLWKQYSAAGGETIEMVFVDARGDKIAGTVKRELVGQFNRVLQEGDTKVIINFSVTNSGGSYRPSKHPFKIVFLPTTRVRICEDLPNNLTGLNPVNFGDVLNGVLDDDYLVDVIGQIVEVTQKP, encoded by the exons ATGGCTGCGATGAACTTTGTCTCTGAGTTGAAGCCTTTCAAGAACATGTGGAAGATCCAAGTCAAAATCATCCGTCTTTGGAAACAGTATTCGGCTGCAGGTGGTGAGACTATCGAAATGGTCTTTGTCGATGCTAGA GGAGACAAGATTGCTGGAACCGTGAAAAGAGAACTGGTTGGGCAATTCAATCGTGTGCTGCAGGAAGGTGATACGAAAGTAATCATCAATTTCTCGGTTACCAATTCTGGTGGTTCTTATCGACCAAGCAAGCATCCATTCAAGATTGTTTTCCTTCCAACGACCCGTGTGAGGATTTGTGAGGATTTACCCAACAATTTAACTGGATTGAATCCTGTTAACTTTGGGGATGTTCTCAATGGTGTCCTCGATGATGATTACTTGGTTG ATGTAATCGGACAGATTGTTGAAGTTACCCAGAAACCATGA